One Spiribacter halobius DNA segment encodes these proteins:
- a CDS encoding lipase family protein — MSDYFVCDIDLDRPPTRRAAYSDRTAWLLAELSRLVYEPLPGSELPSDLLPRLRAAIADDADDTELTRLLHDALAARRPASSPLDPALARAHLELLDIFTEGGTEGMILRFPPVEDFDGMLVVVFRGTQPSIADVATDLKANMVAAPGGGRVHAGFLEAFERVREPIRHALAQYPGLPVYFSGHSLGGALALVATRYLQADSTGATYTYGCPRVADDEFFRHLKTPVYRVVHGADGVTRIPFGYGLTVLLAGIRVIPINFTFNLSEWVRRHLGGYTHHGHLIYLRPGPALAPDGNGEPRKGLVGHSPNIIWRAKEVIQRLLATGFRALASDHSMNQYALKLRVYAEHRNPRSGSS; from the coding sequence ATGAGCGACTACTTCGTCTGCGACATCGACCTCGATAGACCGCCCACCCGCCGGGCCGCCTACTCCGACCGCACCGCATGGCTCCTCGCCGAGCTGTCACGCCTGGTCTACGAACCGCTCCCGGGCAGCGAGCTCCCCTCCGACCTCCTGCCGCGGCTGCGCGCGGCCATCGCCGACGACGCCGACGACACCGAGCTGACGCGCCTGCTGCACGACGCCCTGGCCGCCCGACGCCCGGCGAGCTCCCCGCTCGACCCGGCCCTGGCCCGCGCCCATCTCGAGCTGCTGGACATCTTCACCGAGGGCGGCACGGAGGGCATGATCCTCCGCTTTCCCCCCGTCGAGGACTTCGACGGCATGCTCGTGGTGGTATTCCGCGGCACGCAGCCCTCCATCGCCGACGTCGCCACCGACCTCAAGGCCAACATGGTGGCCGCCCCCGGCGGCGGCCGCGTCCACGCCGGTTTTCTCGAAGCCTTCGAGCGGGTGCGGGAACCGATCCGCCACGCGCTGGCGCAATACCCGGGACTGCCGGTGTATTTCAGCGGCCACTCCCTCGGCGGCGCCCTGGCGCTGGTCGCCACCCGCTACCTGCAGGCCGACAGCACCGGCGCGACCTACACCTACGGCTGTCCCCGCGTCGCCGACGACGAGTTCTTCCGCCATCTGAAAACGCCCGTGTACCGCGTTGTCCACGGCGCCGACGGCGTCACGCGGATCCCGTTCGGCTACGGCCTGACGGTCCTGCTGGCGGGCATCCGGGTCATCCCGATCAACTTCACCTTCAACCTCAGCGAGTGGGTCCGCCGCCACCTCGGCGGCTACACCCACCACGGCCACCTGATCTACCTCCGTCCGGGCCCGGCCCTCGCCCCCGATGGCAACGGGGAACCCCGCAAGGGCCTGGTCGGGCACAGCCCGAACATCATCTGGCGCGCCAAGGAGGTGATCCAGCGGCTGCTTGCCACCGGCTTCCGCGCCCTGGCGTCGGACCACAGCATGAACCAGTACGCGCTGAAGCTCAGGGTGTACGCGGAGCACAGGAACCCGCGGAGCGGGTCATCCTGA
- a CDS encoding S1C family serine protease, whose amino-acid sequence MLRLPRQAATLLLAALALVPVVSAQELPDTIERIKPAIVGVGTYQATRRPPSQLLGTGFVVLEGRHVVTADHVLPTVLDEENREQLAIFFRRGERLEWRPATLRRSDSEHDIAVLAIDGRPLPALQIGDSDSVREGEGYAFTGFPIGAVLGLYPVTHRGIVSAITPIITPANRGRELDAEAIRRLRSPFRVFQLDATAYPGNSGSPVYDTETGEVVGLLNSVFVKGSKERVLEDPSGISYAVPAQYIRALLDGIR is encoded by the coding sequence ATGCTGCGATTGCCTCGCCAGGCCGCGACGCTCCTGCTGGCTGCCCTTGCGCTCGTGCCGGTGGTGTCGGCGCAGGAGTTGCCCGACACCATCGAGCGGATCAAGCCGGCGATCGTCGGCGTCGGCACCTACCAGGCCACTCGCCGGCCGCCCTCCCAGCTTCTCGGCACCGGCTTTGTCGTGCTCGAAGGCCGCCATGTGGTTACGGCCGATCACGTGCTGCCGACGGTGCTGGACGAGGAAAACCGGGAACAGCTCGCGATTTTCTTCCGGCGCGGGGAGCGGCTCGAGTGGCGGCCGGCTACGCTGCGCCGGTCGGACTCCGAGCACGATATCGCTGTGCTGGCGATCGATGGGCGACCACTGCCCGCTCTGCAGATCGGCGACTCGGACAGCGTGCGCGAGGGCGAGGGGTACGCATTCACCGGGTTCCCCATCGGCGCGGTTCTGGGTCTTTATCCGGTGACGCACCGGGGGATTGTCAGCGCGATCACCCCCATCATTACGCCGGCGAATCGTGGCCGCGAGCTGGATGCGGAGGCCATCCGGCGCCTGCGCAGCCCTTTCCGAGTGTTTCAGCTTGATGCCACCGCGTATCCCGGGAACAGTGGCAGTCCGGTCTATGACACGGAGACCGGCGAGGTTGTCGGCCTTCTTAACAGTGTCTTCGTGAAGGGTAGCAAGGAGCGGGTGCTGGAGGACCCCAGCGGTATCTCCTACGCGGTCCCGGCGCAGTATATACGGGCGCTGCTGGACGGCATTCGCTGA
- a CDS encoding nucleotidyltransferase domain-containing protein: MRLSQPEQDAIIDLARKHFGDSAEVWLFGSRVDNERRGGDIDLYVETDRDDILRARAAFKAALARKLGEQQIDLIVRPRQRPPTAFERHVCHQGIRLQ, encoded by the coding sequence ATGAGACTCTCTCAGCCGGAACAAGACGCCATAATCGATCTCGCTCGAAAACACTTTGGCGATAGTGCCGAGGTCTGGCTGTTCGGGTCGCGCGTCGACAACGAGCGCCGCGGCGGCGACATCGACCTCTACGTGGAGACGGACCGCGACGACATCCTGCGGGCTCGCGCCGCCTTCAAGGCAGCACTTGCCCGCAAACTCGGGGAGCAGCAAATCGACCTCATCGTTCGGCCACGGCAGCGCCCGCCCACCGCCTTCGAGCGCCATGTCTGCCACCAGGGCATCCGGCTGCAATGA